In Mesoplodon densirostris isolate mMesDen1 chromosome 5, mMesDen1 primary haplotype, whole genome shotgun sequence, a single window of DNA contains:
- the APOD gene encoding apolipoprotein D yields the protein MILHVETAFILIKKVHLQPPSSKMVPALLLLLPALAGLFGAAEGQAFHLGKCPNPPVQENFDVNKYLGRWYEIEKIPVSFEKGSCIQANYSLMENGNIKVINKELRADGTVNQIEGEATQENITEPAKLGVKFFWFMPSAPYWVLATDYENYALVYSCTTIIWLFHMDHVWLLGRNPYLPPETVTYLKDILTANDIDIEKITVTDQVNCPEFL from the exons ATGATTTTGCATGTGGAAACTGCTTTCATCTTGATAAAAAAG GTCCACCTCCAGCCACCCAGCTCCAAGAtggtcccagctctgctgctgctgcttcctgcCCTGGCTGGACTCTTCGGAGCAGCTGAGGGACAAGCTTTCCATCTCGGGAAATGCCCAAATCCTCCAGTGCAGGAGAACTTCGACGTGAATAAG TATCTTGGAAGATGGTATGAAATTGAGAAGATCCCAGTGAGCTTTGAGAAGGGAAGTTGCATCCAAGCCAACTACTCACTAATGGAAAACGGAAACATCAAAGTGATAAACAAGGAGCTGAG AGCTGATGGAACTGTGAATCAAATTGAAGGTGAAGCCACCCAGGAGAACATCACGGAGCCCGCCAAGTTGGGAGTTAAGTTTTTCTGGT TTATGCCATCAGCTCCATACTGGGTCCTGGCCACCGACTATGAGAACTACGCCCTCGTGTACTCCTGTACCACAATCATCTGGCTTTTTCACATGGATCATGTTTGGCTCTTGGGAAGAAACCCTTATCTCCCTCCAGAAACAGTGACCTATCTCAAAGATATCCTGACCGCTAATGACATTGACATTGAGAAAATAACTGTCACAGATCAGGTGAACTGCCCCGAGTTCCTATAA